GTCATAAAGATTTTCTCAGGTGGCAAAAAAAGCACGGGATTATACTCTATAATATCACAATTGGTCTGGTAAAACTGAGTATGCTGTTACTTTATTCCCTAAAATTAGGTAACTTTTTTTATATTTATTTATTAAAATCTTGATATATTTTGCTATATTGTAATAATCCCCTCAGATTGGTTAGTAAATCGGTTTAAATACAATTATTCCTAGTCTGAAGGAAACTGCACTATGTCTGATTACTCTACTCCCGATGCTTTAGCAGTTGAACTACGTAGAGAACGTTCTATCCGTCGTACAGTAAAATTGTTAGAAGTTAAACGTAAAGAAATTCGTGCCGATTTACAACAGTTTGTGACTCATCTTGCTCTATTGTTACCCAATAGACCCGTTAAATCTGACCCAAAATTGCTCATCGAAGCAATGGAACGTCTCGGAGATGATGGGTTTGCGCAATTACTTAGCCAAATCTTGCAGGAACATCCCCCTGATTAATCAATAAATAACGACAACATGACTAAAACTAGTACCAAATTATTAGGTAAATCTCTCCCTGAATTGACTACTTGGGTAGAAACACAAGGACAACCAAGTTATCGAGGTAAACAACTCTACGACTGGTTATATCATAAAGGAGCGCGATCGCTCTCGGAAATCTCGGTTTTCCCTAAACAATGGCGAGAAGAAATCGTCGATACTGCGATCGGTCGCTCCACTATTCAACATTGTAACATAGCTCCTGATAAAACCCGTAAATATCTTTTAGGTCTCGAAGATGGTTTAATCGTGGAAACCGTTGGTATTCCTACTTCTAAACGCTTAACGGTTTGTGTTTCTACGCAAGTGGGTTGTGCAATGCAATGTGATTTTTGCGCTACTGGCAAAGGTGGATTTAAGCGTAATCTCAAAGCTTACGAAATTATTGACCAAGTGCTTACTGTGCAAAACGACTTTAAGCGTCGGGTATCTCACGTAGTCTTTATGGGTATGGGAGAGCCATTACTCAACCTCAAAGAGGTTTTAGTGGCTTTGCGCTCGATTAATCAAGATATTGGGATAGGAGGGCGATCGCTGACTCTTTCTACTGTAGGTATTGTGGGTAAAATTAGGGAACTCGCCGAACAACGTTTACAGCTTACCTTTGCTTTGAGTTTACACGCACCTAACCAGGAGTTACGAGAACAACTCATCCCAACCGCGGTACACAATCCCCTAGGACAACTATTAACCGAATCTAGGGAATATGTAAATATCACAGGACGTCGGGTAACCTTTGAGTATATCCTGTTAGCATCCGTCAACGATTTTCCCGCACAGGCCCAAGAATTAGCTAAGCTAATGCGAGGGTTTCAAAGTCACGTTAACCTGATTCCCTATAATCCTATCAGCGAAGCAGACTACCAACGTCCCGACAAACAAAGAGTCCAAGACTTTGTTGACATTTTAACAGAGAAACAGGTCGCTTTTAGTGTACGCTATTCGAGAGGTTTAGCAGCTAATGCAGCCTGTGGACAATTAAGAGCTTCTCAAGCTAGGAATGAGGCGTAAATATTAATCCTGGTGCATAAGCTTCCACTACTTTACCAGTGTGGAGACAACTGATCAGCAGATAATCACATTTAGGACAGCTAGTCTGTACTATCTTGTTATCTAAAATAGTTTTTTGAGCTTGTGCACCACAATTAGGACAACAAACCTCAATTATTACTTGTGTCTTAGTCATTTTTTTATTTTAAAATTGGCTCTAAAAGAGTTTTTCAACTGATAAGTATAGTTTAACAATCAATAATTACCTAGTCAACCTTGATCCCCATATCTTTAGATTTTATTAATATTTGTAGTTAAAATCAAAAAATAAAGACTATGTTAATATTGGTAACGATAAATTTAAAACCAACCAGAGAGTGTCTAAACGAATCTTATTTATCAGCAATGGTCACGGAGAAGATAACCACTCCTCCTATGTAATTAGAACCTTACAAGAACAAAGACCAGACCTAGAAATAGCAGCGATGCCCTTGGTAGGAGAAGGTAGGGCCTATAGGTCCCTAGATATTCCCATTATCGGACCTACTCAAGTAATGCCCTCGGGGGGTTTTTTTTATATGAATCCCCTACACTTATTTAAAGACTTACAAGCAGGTTTAGTGGGGTTAACTTGGCGACAATTGCGCGCAGTCTTAGATTATGCGCCTAGTTGTGACTTAATCATGGCTACAGGAGACGTAGTTAGTCAATCCTTTGCTTATTTAACAGGGTTACCCTTTATTTCCTTTATTTCTTGTTTATCGAGTCTTTACGAAGGGAAATTAAACCTAGGCTTAATTCTGTGGCAGGTTTTACAATCATCACGATGTCAAGCCGTATTTACCAGAGATCTTTATACAGCCAAAGACTTACAACAACAGGGCTTAACTAAAACACAATTTGGAGGGATTCCCTCCTTAGATAGATTAATCCCCACAGGGAAAGACTTACAACTAGTAGCAGGACAACCCTTAGTAGCCTTATTACCAGGATCTCGACCAGCTGAAGCTATCCGCAACTTTCGCTTACAATTAGACCTAGTCTTAGAAACAGTGAAGCTACCAGGAGGAGAAAAAATCAACTTTCGCGCCGCTTTAGTACCTGGGGTAATGAATGAACTAGAAGCGATCGCCTCTAGTCAAGGTTGGCAACATGAAAACGGTAAATTAACCAATGGTCAAGCCCAAGTTATTTGTTATGCAGACGCTTTTAATGATATAATATGTAATTGCGATCTAGTAATCGGAATGGCCGGTTTAGCAGTAGATCAAGCCGTAGCAATAGGTAAAGCAGTGATCCAGATCCCAGGACCTGGACCACAATTTACCTATCAATTCGCCGAAGCCCAAACAAGATTACTGGGAATTTCAGTACAAACCATTGGGACTGAACCTGCTACAGGAGAAACCCTTAAACAAGCAGCAGTAAGAATGTTAGAAACCCTAGCTGATACCGAATACCTAGCCAAATGTCGGGACAACGGTTTAGAAAGATTTGGTTGTCAGGGAGCATCTTTAAGGATAACCCAAGCTATCAATGCTATAATC
The DNA window shown above is from Gloeocapsa sp. DLM2.Bin57 and carries:
- the rlmN gene encoding 23S rRNA (adenine(2503)-C(2))-methyltransferase RlmN → MTKTSTKLLGKSLPELTTWVETQGQPSYRGKQLYDWLYHKGARSLSEISVFPKQWREEIVDTAIGRSTIQHCNIAPDKTRKYLLGLEDGLIVETVGIPTSKRLTVCVSTQVGCAMQCDFCATGKGGFKRNLKAYEIIDQVLTVQNDFKRRVSHVVFMGMGEPLLNLKEVLVALRSINQDIGIGGRSLTLSTVGIVGKIRELAEQRLQLTFALSLHAPNQELREQLIPTAVHNPLGQLLTESREYVNITGRRVTFEYILLASVNDFPAQAQELAKLMRGFQSHVNLIPYNPISEADYQRPDKQRVQDFVDILTEKQVAFSVRYSRGLAANAACGQLRASQARNEA
- a CDS encoding replication restart DNA helicase PriA, whose product is MTKTQVIIEVCCPNCGAQAQKTILDNKIVQTSCPKCDYLLISCLHTGKVVEAYAPGLIFTPHS